A region of the Arachis hypogaea cultivar Tifrunner chromosome 15, arahy.Tifrunner.gnm2.J5K5, whole genome shotgun sequence genome:
ACATTCACTAATAATTGCCTACTTTGCTGTGCAATAATTATCCCTCGTCCTCTACCCTTAATAAGCTTTTCTTCCATCATAGATTTATGCTCCTAAAAAAACCAAAGTGACATAATATAATATTAAGGTATCCACTTTTggagaattaatttatttattaattggtTACACGGTGGCTTTTAAACCTAAGACCTCATGTTAGTAACTCATATCTTTATTTTTTCATGATTTAGTGGTTTAAAGCTTTCAAAACTTAGAAAGATTTAGGGTCCAAAGTAGTTAACGGTGTTTGTATGTTTACACCAAACAATCTGAAGTAAAGTAGATTAGCGATAGTGTTTTCCTTTACTTTGACAGAATACTTTAGAGGGTGTTTAATTTGcgttgttattttatatttttatttttagtgtgttctattttttagattttgtaaaagaaaaagtgaaaacacgatgtgaaaatagaaaacatgatgttattgttttcatttttttttcacaaaatccaGAAAACAAGCAAATActggaaataaaaatgaaaaataaaaacgcAAACCAAACGTACTTTTAGTATCCTAATATCTCATTGCTTGAAAAAACGGATTAGTCTATTATCAAAACCTATTGCATTTGTATTGTTAGCTTCATGTTTGGTATTATATTCTTGTAATTAACTACAAAAATGATATATagatactaaaattagttatcatgtatataaatacatatattgtttaagatatttttaatgtgtattttatattctaccatgtattttatattagtgattgCTTTTAGTGTATTCCTAACTAGCATGGTTGATTGTTGTAATTAACTACAAAAATGCTAttgaaatacacaaaaaaatatattaaaaataaattaaataatatatgtatttatacaaatataaatagtgactatTAGCTGATTTTTTATGGACATATACTTTTTCACAATTCTACCTTGTTCCAAACTcccatttttcacatttttcaaattgagggattttatgaaatttaaatttaaactattttcaaccattttcaaccatattagatatatattataattaactaCCACAATCAGtcataaatatataatacacattaaaatataaaatacatattaaaaataaggtaaactaaatatgtatttatatatataaatatggtgGCTGATCTTTGGTGTGCAatagcatttttgaattattttttatttctaataaattcttgtattacatttattattatttaattcttTTATACTTAATATGTTAGTAAacaataaaattgtaaaaagaaTATAGTAAATGTCATGCATATTCTAAAGATTGTTTATTATATTGCTTAGAATCTAGTGGCTAGCCAAAAATCTAAGAATAATATATGGAGCTCTACTTTAACTGAATTAGTTCAACAAATTGGGTTATAATATACTagacaaattttatattaaaaagttAAAGATTATTCCAATCTCAAAAAGCAATACTCCATTCGTTTTTAAAATAAGGGTCGTTTTCACTAATACATTCAATGAACCCAAAAGGTAAAAGCTGACACTAGTTTTAAAATGGAGtgagtataataatataagatCAGAGAATTTGTCTCAATTTGAGAGGATGAAACAACTCATGCACATAACCATATTTAATTTGTTCTTGCACAACGTAATATTCTGAGATCTATATGCAATATAATTGTAGCTATGAGGTTAGGGACTTGGGGTGGTGGAGACAAGAAAAGACTACAATGATTCCAATGGAATTTGTTGTCCATTACTTTGTTGCCTAAATCTTGAAAAGAATATCTACAAGTGTTTTTTTTTCTCCCTTTAATAGTTCTTTAAGCatcttataattatattattattggtaAAGAGATAAACAATTCcttctttttatattattattagtgaaCACTACTCGTGTTTAGGGTCCATACTATTTTTCGTTTGTTGAAATGATTAGGCTCctcttaataattaaaataatcttgacttatttatttatatatatatcactCTGAGAGAGATGTTTTAACTACATATTTTGTTTATTCATACCTGTTTCTAAATAATGAAAAGATGTGTGTGTTGgataaaatcaatacaaataacacatgTCAGTTAATTTAATTGGCCTGGGAAGCATACATTATGTGACTTTGATGCAATAAAAATGTTCTTATATATGAAGTATGAAGGAAATACTTGAAAGGCATCATTTGCACTCAAAGAATCTGGCAAAGATGGAACAACCCTCTCTTGAGTTGCAGGTTGGTGcacttatatgtatataatatggttattaattattaatttatcgtTACAAATCCTCCATTTAATTAATTAGTACTTGCAATAATGCAGCTAGTTGAAAACAGCAACTACACCAGACTTAGCAAAGAAGTTGCTGAGAAGAGCCATAAACTAAGGTCACTGGCTACAACTAACTCTCACAAttttcatagctttttttttattttttatttttatatttggtgTGTTGAAATGCGTTAGTGTTTAAAGGCAGCTGAGAGGAGAGGATCTTCAGGGATTAAATATAGAAGAATTACAACAATTGGAGAGGTCTCTTGAAACTGGATTAGGCCGTGTAATAGAGAAGAAGGTATATATATTTTAGGTGAAAACTCACATGCACCAGTTGTTTACATGTGAAGTTGTTAGTTGAAAACCGTTAGATAATTTAACATGTTTGACTAAATTGTTATCTAACAGTTTTTAACTATCAAATTTATATGAAGACAACTGCATGTGAGTCTTTATCTATATCAGTTATTAGCATTATCACTTATATATAACTGAATAATCTTTGTTCTTTAATTCAGGGAGAGAAGATTATGAGTGAGATCACTGACCTCCAAAGAAAGGTTGGAAAGAGTTATATTGGAGATATTCCATTGTTATTTGAGTATCCactcattgagaatgatgtttCATGAATATATGAGTATATATAGTTATCGTTTCATGCTTCTAAgttctaattaaataataagttaaagaagttgttaaatttcattttatttcctAATATTAACTTACAATAACTCTTATCCTTCAGGGAATGCAATTGGTGGAAGAAAACGAGCGACTAAGGCGTCAAGTATATATGTGATCCTATCTTTATTAATTATTTgtgttatgtatttatttatttactagtgATTATActacgtgtacaccaaaatcagccaccaaattCAGTCATCAGTACAAAATACATGATGGATACAAATACatgactgattttggtgtacgAATAACATTTTTGATTTACTTATAATTGttttgcatgcatgcatgcattatCTATCTGAATCTAAATCATTACTCAGCATAAATATCATGATTTTAAAATTCCTTAAGGGTCAATTTGAATATTTATTCTATTTACTGAATTTATTGCATCTTCTAATGaaaatgtgtatatatatgtatgtgttgTTGCATTGAATTAGGTGGTGGAGATTACTCATGGGAAAGGGCATCATGGTGGTGGTGAATCTGAGATCATAGTTGGGGAGGAAGGCCAGTCTTCAGAGTCTGTTACAAACGTTTGCAACTACTCCAATAATAAtactaacaacaataataatgatagTTCAGAAATTTCACTCAAGTTGGGGTCAGTAGTTTACTACTTCATCACTTTACACTTTATTCATTCtcacatatatattatttaatatgaataagtaTAATATTTGCTaacttttttaattatgaaattatttttaaattcttatgtTTTGGAATATTTAAAGTTTAGAAACAGAATTTAGAGtttacatttttaaaatttaggataaataattttaaaaaattgattagtCGATAATGTAGAATAGGACACTGCATTATTCACTACGAATTTTTTTAACCACTGAATATTTTTTTCGTATTTATTGTATTActtaaaaaagaataataaaaagtgGTGCAATATTGGAACGTTTATTATAACAATAGTGTATGAAATGTAGGAAAGGAGGACTTGATACAATTTTCGTTTTGATGAAAATTTTTCACAATTATTTGCAGGCTATCGTATTCTGGTTAAGGATCTGAGTTTCACTCTGGCAAAGATGAACAGAGATTAGATTATGGTCTAAAAATTTAATTTGCTAAAGTAATCTGGCTCTTGGTGGAGTGATAATGGTAATGTATAGGTATAATTGTAACGACTTGTACGTGGTTTTTTCATCATCCAGGAACTGATTTGAAAAGTAATTGAATGTTTCAATTTTCAAGTCACATTTTAACCTctgcaattaattaattaattaatgtggTACCATCGGCTCTCAAGGTAGAAGAAATAAAGGTCTGATATCTTTGCAGGATTTAATTTGGAATGAAGGCTTGTTACAATAATGGATTATGGCTAACGAATACAATATTGATTAATATTCATCAGTCACGGAGAATTCATATGTTAATATATATTTCTCATATTATGAAGAGATAGAGATGAACAAAAGTTTTCCTTCTTATTAATACATATTTTGCCTTCTTAAAGTGGATATGAATATGAATAATATCTCTATCTctactatataatatatataaagctaTTAATATAACACTCAGatcacaaaattaaataaatcaataaCCTCCATATAAATAGCCAAACTAAGCAATCACAaacgagcaaaaaaaaaaaagggaacacGAGCTATATATGttctcaaaaattaaaatctaactgATGTGAGCTATTTATTTAAACTCAAATAGTCTAAGCGATTAGTTCAAACCAGGGTTAGAACAAGTTTTAACTTAATTTAATTCACGAAAATTGAATTTAGTTtacaatttaataaaaattaaactttttatgtgtattaatatatataattattaattataaattttttatttatgtcttacataaaaaatataaattgaatatatatatatatatatatatatatatatataattaaatcagCTTATTATGAGTTATTGAACTGaatttattcaaattcaaattcaactcatttaatttataagtACATCGTGTATTACTGCATCTCTACTCTTGAATCTGTGACTAACCCTAAACTCTATACCACCATCTAAATTGTAATAGTCTTTATTTGTGTTGGAAAACGGAGTTTTCTCGTACATCGCGTTCAGATCTAACTTCTAATATTGATTGAGTACAGCTGATATAAGGCCATAATTGGTTGCGGAATAAaaaaaagataccaaacttatgCCTCCACCGGCGTCTCGGTACAAATTCCTTTTCGTCATCATCTTCAGAAGAACCACTATTGTTGCTATCCGCAACATGCTCCTCTTCGGATTCCTCACCATCCACATCCACGTCTTCTACTCGCAACATGTATCAATGGTTGTACAATAAGTGGGTCGTCCTGCACAAAATTCGAGTGGTCAAATCCATCGCCACCAACATCATCGACTTCCGCAAAAAGCTCCATAACTTGTTCCGCCATAATTTTCCTATAGATGTCAAATATGAGCTGCACATACTCGTCGCCATGGAAGCAACAAAACCGAAAAACTCAATTTTTCATCGGTTCTAACAATCTATACCCCACCCTTCCGATCTCTTTTCTTCCACTATCACCAACACTACTCAAAATCAAACTCTATAACTCCCGACAAAGAATTAATTCGCCGGGTGTGCAACAGAATAGGATTATCACACTCAAATATGATCCTAAtgtcattattttttatatggtAATTGGGATACACACTTACAACCACATATCTATTACCATTAGACATTTTAgcttattttttagaataaaaatgaattaaagagaagaagaaatgagatgTTTATGAAGAATACAAAAGATTGTACATCTTTTTATAATTGctgaaaatttattataatttatctcgtttatactgtaaatgtcataatattagatatataaataaattattatttagaaAAAGATGTATTACTTctcttattaaatatataaataaaggatccgctagggagacaatggactatttatacaatgtgtacaatgggttattgagttataaaatgaacatctcatatactatttagaataaccatccgagtactagcgataataaacatcttctcaaaaatttaaactaattttggggttcaccaaagATCGAACTCTTGACATTTCGAATCTAGTGTTCTAATACCatgcatgataccactcatcccaaaagtttcagctgatggaaaagaataacattaatgattatatctctaatattcacTAAACCTCCATTGTCTACATTGTATagatatttcattggctcctcatactttcccataAATAAATTTACGGcaagtgaattttaattttttttttttgcgaatgactcaataattattcaaattttttacaaaaatttccatcaaataaataaattatttgttaaatacaaaaTATGTTCGTACATAAATGGTATGACCGTATCTGTATGAGTACCATTTTGGtaatttaacaaatattttttgtttggtAGTGCTCGGGCCGTTGGAAACGCGGTTGGTATTTATAGCGGTAAATCCGATCCTCCCGGGAATTTGTTCAAATTGCTCTTCACTCACTCCTCTCTCTccattctctctcttttctctctcactctctcaatCTGCACTCtcattttctcttttctctttctctttttctcgcGCCATGGATGAAGAATACGATGTTATAGTCCTCGGAACCGGACTCAAAGAATGCATCCTCAGCGGCCTTCTCTCCGTCAATGGCCTCAAGGTACTCTCTCTCTCCCGCACATTCTCCTCTAtttttttccttcaatttttcgtGAAATCACATGCGCAATTATGGATCTAGATTTAAAAGAGGAGCAACAAGGAATTcttattgagaaaaaaaataaaatacgatTGATCTAGATTGTGTTGTTTTGTTTTGTGATCGACTTGTACGAGACGAATCTGAAATTCATTAGTCAAGGTATATTATCGATTTAGAGTGTGTATAAATCTGAAAAAAACTGCGTTCACTTACGCGCTTGGATTTGGATATCGGATCAGGTGTTGCATATGGATCGGAATGATTATTATGGAGGAGAATCCACGTCGCTTAATCTTAAACAGGTAAATAATGTTTGCCACTCTCATTTTATTTAGGATCTTCAAAGCGTATTATATGATCGGAATTATAGTTTAATATCACACATTAACTGTCACTAATTTCTTGTAGTTGTGGAAGCGATTTAGGGGGGATGACAATCCTCCAGAGACTCTGGGATCAAGCAAAGAATACAATGTTGATATGATTCCTAAGGTACACACATCCTTTCAGAATTTTCTTAATCCATCTTATTTTGGATATAGAATTTgcgatatattttattttattttatttcttaaattaaattttgcAATAATGGTAATCCCCCTTTCGAGAAATATTAAGTTTGTTCTCCAGAAATTATTATAGAATCCGAGCTCTCCCTTGAGCCATAGTATCCCTCTAGCAGAGTATCACCTATATTAATGTTTAAGGACAAATTTCACATGGAATACTTCCTTGAAAGACCTTATTGCCTCTGTCTGAGGGAGTGGTAATAATCAAAAGAAATTGGCTGTAGAAATAATTGATATGTGtacttattcttttttctttttcttctttttccaagACCATGCGACTCATTATCGTTAAACCATCAACGATAATAAAAGAATTTAAGTATATACCGTCTGTGTAAAggaattttatacaaaaaaagcCAACTAATAATATATTCTCACATTGGAAAAAGTAACTAACTTTCAAATTCACTACTTAAAAAGTCATGTAAATATCTGAGTACGTAAGACCTATCACCCTTTTAATTAACCTTTTCGGCTTTTCCCACTATATTGTTTTCTTTATCCTTAAACAGTTCATGATGGCAAATGGCGGTTTGGTTCGTGTTCTCATCCACACTAATGTGACCAAATATCTGAGTTTCAAGGCGGTAGATGGCAGCTTTGTTTACAACAAAGGAAAGGTTTGAAGCTAAATATACGTCTCTGGGCCTAGAATCAATCATATTCAATACAAAACGCCATTCTCAAGGTCGAATTCATCAAGCTGATGAATTTCAATCCTTCTTTCAGATTCATAAAGTACCAGCAAACGATGTGGAAGCTTTGAAATCCCCCCTCATGGGGCTGTTTGAGAAGCGGCGAGCTCGGAAATTTTTCATTTACGTACAAGACTATGACGAAAGTGATCCAAAATCTCATGAAGGAATGGACCTTAACAAAGTGACAGCTAAAGAACTCATTACGTACTGTATCAATAACATCCCTCTGAGTTTCTTTTTCCTGTGCTTGTGTGTGAAGAATTTGAACAACAAATGAACAGTTATTTCTCTAATATGGACACTCAATTTTGTTCAGGAGGAACTGTCAAAATCAGCATGTTCTGTTGGATTTAAAACATATCAGTGGAGTTAAATAATCCTTTTCagtaaaaatgaaaaaatcaTATATGACATGACTTTAAAGCTACTGAAAGAGAGATAGTTATTAACACCGTATTAGAGGAAGGACGTTCTTCTAGAATGGTTATCATCCTATATGACTATTCATAGCTTTCTGGTTTGTATAATAactttgttttttaatttaattaggaAATATGGTTTGGATGACAACACAATTGATTTCATTGGCCATGCGTTGGCTCTACATTTGGATGATTCTTACTTAAATCAGCctgcaatggattttgtgaagAGGATTAAGGTATCTAATTTTCCCTTATAGATATTTCTGGTGCAATACTTCTTGTTTCCTGCATTTCTGTGTCGAACTTAACTCTTTCTTTAGGATTAAATTTCCATGTCAGTTTGTATAAGAAGCAGAAGAAGCAAGATAGCACCAGGGTGTTACAACACCGGAATAGTATAATTTCGTGTATTCTGCTTATTGAGAAAcaactttttcctcttttggttcTTGGGAAGTCCCATAGACTAAGAGCACAAGAATTGGGAATGTGGGGATTTATCGCTCACCACAGAACCAGTACATCCAGTATAATTATTACTTTTCTTCACTGGGAATATGGCTGGTGcatttaacagaatagaagtaaATTTGTTTATAAAGCCTTCTACTTTagggaaaattaattaaaagaaaaaagaaaaagggggaTTTTCTAAAACTTCACCGTTTTAGCAAGAAGGGATTAGTGTCTTGCTTACTAGCTATTATTAGCACCTTCTGATTTTCTAGTTGAAGAGGCTAAAGCATGCAATCTTGTAAGGGATGAAGTTGTAAACCATAAAGCTATTTTGAAAACTTTAAGTTATTTCAAACTTCAAATCCAGATATCAAATATCGTTGTGCCATTCCATATTTGACGTTTTTGTTAGTCCGAGAATTTTTTTCTCTCAATCATGCCGTGCCTAGCTCGTTCTGAAGCACAACCAATCATAACCTTTTCATTGAGGAGTTGTGAATTGTCCAATTTCGAAGGCCTAATCTAGTTTAACTTTGTTTTTAATAAAGCTATATGCAGAGTCTCTAGCACGCTTCCGGGGTGGATCTCCATATATTTACCCACTCTATGGACTGGGAGAGCTTCCTCAGGTTTTTATGACATAACTAGAATATTAAAAACTACCCTTTgagaatattttatttactttgaCTGTAATGATACGAATTCGGCAGGGATTCGCTCGTTTGAGTGCTGTTTATGGTGGCACCTACATGCTAAACAAGCCAGAATGCAAGGTATATTAATATATGCTTCACAATATACAAGTGGGGATGTTTATATTTACAAGTTCAACCAATCTAATAATTGAACATAACGACTTTATGCCACTACTGTGTCCTACATTTATTGAACATTATGTGTACTA
Encoded here:
- the LOC112747325 gene encoding MADS-box protein SVP-like, which codes for MAREKIQIKKIDNATARQVTFSKRRRGLFKKAEELSVLCDADVALIIFSSTGKLFDYSSSSMKEILERHHLHSKNLAKMEQPSLELQLVENSNYTRLSKEVAEKSHKLRQLRGEDLQGLNIEELQQLERSLETGLGRVIEKKGEKIMSEITDLQRKGMQLVEENERLRRQVVEITHGKGHHGGGESEIIVGEEGQSSESVTNVCNYSNNNTNNNNNDSSEISLKLGLSYSG
- the LOC112747326 gene encoding guanosine nucleotide diphosphate dissociation inhibitor At5g09550-like, producing MDEEYDVIVLGTGLKECILSGLLSVNGLKVLHMDRNDYYGGESTSLNLKQLWKRFRGDDNPPETLGSSKEYNVDMIPKFMMANGGLVRVLIHTNVTKYLSFKAVDGSFVYNKGKIHKVPANDVEALKSPLMGLFEKRRARKFFIYVQDYDESDPKSHEGMDLNKVTAKELITKYGLDDNTIDFIGHALALHLDDSYLNQPAMDFVKRIKLYAESLARFRGGSPYIYPLYGLGELPQGFARLSAVYGGTYMLNKPECKVEFDENGKAFGVTSEGETAKCKKVVCDPSYLPDKVKKVGRVARAICIMSHPIPNTHDSPSVQVILPQKQLGRKSDMYLFCCSYSHNVAPKGKYISFVTTEAETDNPKEELKPGIDLLGPVDEIFFDAYDRYEPINQHDVDSCFISTSYDATTHFETTVTNVIDMYRKITGKELDLSVDLSAASAAEE